The genomic window ATGATCTTGGGAGCATGCACAGGGCTATCATGTTACCTCGCAGTAGCATCAGCTAAGCCTAACCCTATCAAGTCCAATGGCTCCTATGCAATTAGACACGATTTATGTTGTCCAATCGGCGGTTACAGCGGCGTATTATCAATGTCGACGTCAAAGAGGGGCAAGAACACGGTGGATGCTGGAGCAGGGGGCGAAAGTCTCACGTACAGGGGTGCCGGCGTTGATATCGACGCAGGTTCTGAACTCGTTCGAAGAATAGCGAAGATGGTGCCTGGGATTGGAGGCTTTGGCGGTTTTTTCCCTTCAGGTActctttttttcatcttcactcgtgttttgttctttcttttattatattttgaccCACCTTTGCTTGTTGCCAGTATGGATGGTGTTGGAACGAAGCTGATGCTTGCACTCGAAACTGGCATTCTTGACACAA from Trifolium pratense cultivar HEN17-A07 linkage group LG1, ARS_RC_1.1, whole genome shotgun sequence includes these protein-coding regions:
- the LOC123910082 gene encoding phosphoribosylformylglycinamidine cyclo-ligase, chloroplastic/mitochondrial-like, which produces MMKLSTSRMHRSCTRIYQHMHGAFHMMILVLVSTMILGACTGLSCYLAVASAKPNPIKSNGSYAIRHDLCCPIGGYSGVLSMSTSKRGKNTVDAGAGGESLTYRGAGVDIDAGSELVRRIAKMVPGIGGFGGFFPSGTLFFIFTRVLFFLLLYFDPPLLVASMDGVGTKLMLALETGILDTIGIDLVAMSVNDVVTLETKPLGFLDYYATGHLDVDAAEMVMDVHLMLWFELWFGQRFDTGRKGRSPDI